The genomic segment TAAAAAATACCTTAGAACATAGTTTATTTAAGAGTGTTTATAATAGCATGTATATTAATTATTTAGATAATTATTATGAGACTAAATATTATAGGAAATTTGGCAAAGAAAAGGGTGTCTTTTTCTTTAAACTTATTATAGATGATTAAAAGAATAATTTTATTTATATTATTTATTAGTATTTTTTCCACTAGCATATCTTTTGCTAAAACCTTTTATACAATAACTATAGATGGCGCTATAACCCATTTTACATATAGGTATATTGAGAAATCAATAAAAATAGCAGAAGAAAATAAGGGCATTTTATTAATTAAATTGGATACTCCTGGTGGGCTCCTTGATGCAACAAGGGATATAGTTCAATTAATATTAGAATCCGAAAGCCCTATAGTTACATATGTGTACCCTCAAGGTGCTAGGGCTGGTTCAGCTGGTACATTCATAGTACTTGCTTCACATGTAGCTGCAATGGCTGAAGGAACAAATATAGGGGCAGCCCATCCTGTGAACTTAACTGGTAAGGATATAGAAGGCGATATGAAAGAGAAAATTATTCAGGATACGTTGGCGTTTATATCGGCAATAGCTGAAAAAAGAGGCCGAAATGAAGAAATAGCCAAAAAGATGGTTGCAGAGTCATTGAGTTTAAAAAGTAGTGAAGCACTAAAAAAGGGAATAGTAGATTATGTTACAAATAATATAGGAGATTTGGCAAAATTTGTTAATAAAAAGTATAATTATGGGAAAGAATACGAATTAAA from the Deferribacterota bacterium genome contains:
- a CDS encoding ATP-dependent Clp protease proteolytic subunit, with the translated sequence MIKRIILFILFISIFSTSISFAKTFYTITIDGAITHFTYRYIEKSIKIAEENKGILLIKLDTPGGLLDATRDIVQLILESESPIVTYVYPQGARAGSAGTFIVLASHVAAMAEGTNIGAAHPVNLTGKDIEGDMKEKIIQDTLAFISAIAEKRGRNEEIAKKMVAESLSLKSSEALKKGIVDYVTNNIGDLAKFVNKKYNYGKEYELKPIKTTSLEKIAFFLSDPNIIVLLLLAGILAIFLEIKMPGTFIFAALGITCIILFLIGISIIPINYLALLLILAGIALVIAEVFVPSFGLLTLSAIIALASGL